In the Arachis ipaensis cultivar K30076 chromosome B10, Araip1.1, whole genome shotgun sequence genome, one interval contains:
- the LOC107620653 gene encoding uncharacterized protein LOC107620653, whose protein sequence is MKDQLDLRYSSKNQSEVEVETEPGILDESINAVEIDPVSKIQSSLDSSLAKATKTNNIHEGQLNRSQGHANGSIKSMGEGELVTKKKFEHIKSMLEAELSDIQERYFHMSLKYAEVEAEREELVMKLKEVRNIKGWLS, encoded by the exons ATGAAAGATCAACTGGACCTTCGTTATAGTAGCAAAAATCAGAGTGAG GTGGAAGTGGAAACTGAACCTGGAATTCTTGATGAAAGTATTAATGCTGTAGAAATAGATCCAGTATCAAAGATTCAGTCATCACTTGATAGTTCTCTTGCAAAAGCTACAAAAACGAACAACATACATGAAGGTCAACTTAATAG ATCCCAAGGCCATGCAAATGGTTCAATAAAATCAATGGGGGAAGGAGAACtcgtgacaaaaaaaaaatttgaacatATAAAATCAATGCTAGAGGCAGAGTTAAGTGATATTCAGGAGCGGTACTTCCACATGAGCCTTAAATATGCTGAGGTAGAAGCCGAGCGTGAAGAACTTGTGATGAAGCTCAAAGAGGTTAGAAACATAAAAGGCTGGCTCTCATAA